The nucleotide window GGCGAAGTACTTCAACGCGCGGTAACCCGCCGTTCGACGCATCGCGGCCGGTCACGTCGTAGACTGGTCGGTCCAGTGAGGCCGGTCGCTGTTCCCTTCGGGGAATGGCGGTCGGCCTTCTCGTCCCTACGGAGGAGTACGGATGACCAGTACGGTCCCCGCGTCCCTGACTCGCACGGCCGAAGGTTCCACGCTGCAGGCCGTCCTTCTCGACATGGACGGCACTCTGGTCGACACCGAAGGTTTCTGGTGGGATACGGAGCTGGAGGTCTTCGCGAGCCTGGGTCACCGGCTCGACGAGGCCTGGCGCGATGTCGTCGTGGGCGGTCCGATGACCCGCAGCGCGGGGTATCTCATCGACGTGACCGGCGCGGACATCAGGCTCGACGAGCTCACGGTGCTGCTCAACGACTGCTTCGAGAAGCGCATCGACCGCGGTGTGCCGCTGATGCCCGGAGCGGCACGGCTGCTCGCCGAACTCGCGGCGCACGACATGCCGACCGCCCTGGTCTCCGCCTCGCACCGCCGCATCATCGACCGCGTCCTGGACTCGGTCGGACACCACCACTTCGGCCTCACGGTCGCGGGGGACGAGGTCACCCGTACCAAGCCCCATCCGGAGCCCTACCTCTCCGCGGCATCCGGATTCGGGGCGGATCCCCTGCGCTGCGCCGTCATCGAGGACACCGCGACGGGAGTGGCCGCGGCCGAGGCCGCGGGCTGCCGTGTGGTGGCCGTACCGTCCGTCGCCCCGATCGCACCGGCCGCCGGAAGAGTGGTCGTGGGATCGCTCGAAGATGTCGATCTCGCATTTCTCCGGGGCCTGGTCACCGGAATCCTCTGAGGCACGCACCGAGAGTGTTCTTGTGAATGTACGGAAAAGCTCTCGGTCTCAGAACGTGTGCTCGCTCTCCCCCCGACGCAGGGGTAAATCAGGTTCATGTCAATAGGTCGAAAACGGGTCGTGTGCGGACTTTGCCCGGCCATGGGTGATTCTCTCGCGGCTGAAATCTTACGATGTGACCCGATTCGACCCACTGACCGGCGCTCTGCGTCACGCCGTGTGCGAAAGACAACCAGGCGGACAATTCCTCGTGCCGCCCCTTCTGGAGGGCGGTGGACAGCGCGAGCAGTCCCGTCTGTCAGGCGTCGCCGACCATCCCTACTAATCTCGTTTTCTCACATACCGGAATGAGGGAGAACGCTCAGATGAACCGCAAGACGCTGGTGCTGCCGGCCGTGGTCGGCCTGCTCGCGCCCGTACTCGCCGCCTGCGGGGTGACGGGAGGCGGCGACGAGGGCGAGGACACCATCGTCGTCGGCACCACGGACCAGTTCATCGCCACGAAGGACAACCCGGCGCCGCTCGACCCGGCCATCGGCTACGAAGCGGGCGTGTGGAACGTTCTGCGACAGACGGTGCAGACCCTCATGCACGTCCCGCGCGGCGGCGGTGAGCCCGTGCCCGACGCCGCGAAGAGCTGCGTCTTCACGGACACGGAGAACGAGAGCTACCGCTGCACCCTGCGCAAGGGGCTCACCTTCGCCGACGGCACGGCGCTCACGCCCGAGGACGTGCGGTACTCCGTCCAGCGCGTCCTCGACATCAATTCCGACAGCGGCCCCGCCGGTCTGCTCGACAACATCGACAAGATCGAGACCAAGGGCGACGACGAGGTCATCTTCCACCTCCGCAGCTCGGACGCGACCTTCCCGTACAAGCTCGCCACGCCCGCCGCGGGCATCGTCGCGCAGGACAAGTACCCGTCGAAGAGCGCCCGCAAGGGCTTCCAGGTCGACGGCTCGGGCCCGTACACGATGAAGCCCGAGGTCAAGAACGGCCAGGTGACCAAGGTCCTCTTCACCAGGAACCCGAAGTACATGGGCGACCTGGAGGTGCTCAACGACAAGGTCGAGCTGGACCTGTTCCCGGACGCCGCCGCGATGGGCGAGGCGCTCGACGCCAAGAAGGTCGACCTGATGACCCGCACCATGTCGCCCGGGCAGGCCGGCCGGATGCTCGTGAAGCCGAAGGACGGGGTGAAGCTCACCGAGATGCCCGGCCTCGCCATCCGCTACCTCGGTTTCAACACGGACGCCCCCTCGGTGAAGAGCAAGGCCGTCCGCCAGGCCATGGCCCGCGTCATCGACCGCGGCGCCATCGCGAGCAAGGTGTACGGCACCACCGCCGAGCCGCTGTACTCGCTGATCCCGTCCACCATCACCGGCCACACCAACTCGTTCTTCAACAAGTACGGCGAGCCCGACACGGCCAAGGCGGCGGCCACGCTGCGCGCCGCCCGTATCGACACGCCGGTGAAGTTCACACTGCACTACACGACGGACCATTA belongs to Streptomyces finlayi and includes:
- a CDS encoding ABC transporter substrate-binding protein, whose translation is MNRKTLVLPAVVGLLAPVLAACGVTGGGDEGEDTIVVGTTDQFIATKDNPAPLDPAIGYEAGVWNVLRQTVQTLMHVPRGGGEPVPDAAKSCVFTDTENESYRCTLRKGLTFADGTALTPEDVRYSVQRVLDINSDSGPAGLLDNIDKIETKGDDEVIFHLRSSDATFPYKLATPAAGIVAQDKYPSKSARKGFQVDGSGPYTMKPEVKNGQVTKVLFTRNPKYMGDLEVLNDKVELDLFPDAAAMGEALDAKKVDLMTRTMSPGQAGRMLVKPKDGVKLTEMPGLAIRYLGFNTDAPSVKSKAVRQAMARVIDRGAIASKVYGTTAEPLYSLIPSTITGHTNSFFNKYGEPDTAKAAATLRAARIDTPVKFTLHYTTDHYGPATATEFEMLKQQLNDSQLFDVTVEGTPWAEYRPAQKRGDYDVYGMGWFPDFPDPDNYTAPFLDKNDFLNSPYRSAVAEKTLIPQSRRETDRSAASKTFERLQDIVADDVPVLPVWQGKQYIASREGLTGVEWAVNASADLHLWELGRGTA
- a CDS encoding HAD family hydrolase, whose translation is MTSTVPASLTRTAEGSTLQAVLLDMDGTLVDTEGFWWDTELEVFASLGHRLDEAWRDVVVGGPMTRSAGYLIDVTGADIRLDELTVLLNDCFEKRIDRGVPLMPGAARLLAELAAHDMPTALVSASHRRIIDRVLDSVGHHHFGLTVAGDEVTRTKPHPEPYLSAASGFGADPLRCAVIEDTATGVAAAEAAGCRVVAVPSVAPIAPAAGRVVVGSLEDVDLAFLRGLVTGIL